One stretch of Corallococcus exiguus DNA includes these proteins:
- a CDS encoding ATP-binding protein codes for MLVYNPGQPDELSYPLGDVPITIGRADDQGICIPHRSLSRQHARIESSDGRFFVTDLQSKNGTFVNGVQIRRKELRPGDTLTLGDLVFLLTHEAPPAAPAGPPGSASGAPDEPRPQLTRALTRVPLKTLVKAVSGSEKSAVEAPSTATRARERMRILQEVAKLLSVTDDLEALPGRVLDLAFQILHVERGVILLMDEGTGKLEPRVTKTAEGTAVRGPIYSQNIVDFVLRRSVAALFSDAVNDPRLGAAESVIFSSIRASMCVPLKPRDEVLGVLYVDNVSTPKSFSEDDLEFLVAFAGQAALALENARLYRRIEQETVQRMQLIMDAKLASLAALVGGMAHELRNPLNFISNFAGLSVGLTEDLASVLEPQRERLTVGSASDVDEALACLRTNVQKINEHGRRADALIQNMLQHARRSPGPREQVELNALVAESVALGQGGMRGEPLTVRLEAEYDPAVGRLELSRADVSRVIINVVDNALYAMRQKRQTQGATYVPVLKVRTLARQEQVEVRLRDNGPGIPVESAGRIFDPFFTTKPPGQGTGLGLSLSHDIIVQGHQGTFRMESVPGEFTEFVITLPMRGGRSSMERGSGTR; via the coding sequence CTCGTCTACAACCCTGGGCAACCGGATGAGCTGTCCTACCCATTGGGGGACGTGCCCATCACCATTGGCCGCGCGGACGACCAGGGCATCTGCATTCCCCACCGCAGCCTGTCGCGCCAGCACGCCCGCATCGAGTCCTCCGACGGGCGCTTCTTCGTCACCGACCTGCAGAGCAAGAACGGCACGTTCGTCAACGGCGTGCAGATCCGCCGCAAGGAGCTGCGCCCCGGCGACACGCTGACGCTGGGCGACCTCGTCTTCCTGCTCACCCACGAAGCACCACCGGCCGCACCCGCGGGCCCGCCCGGCTCGGCGTCCGGCGCGCCCGACGAACCCCGTCCCCAGCTCACGCGCGCGCTCACCCGCGTGCCGCTGAAGACGCTGGTGAAGGCGGTGTCCGGTTCGGAGAAGTCCGCGGTGGAGGCCCCCAGCACGGCCACGCGCGCCCGCGAGCGGATGCGCATCCTCCAGGAGGTGGCGAAGCTCTTGTCCGTCACGGACGACCTGGAGGCGCTGCCCGGGAGGGTGCTGGACCTGGCGTTTCAAATCCTCCACGTGGAGCGGGGCGTCATCCTGCTCATGGACGAGGGCACGGGGAAGCTGGAGCCGCGCGTGACGAAGACGGCCGAGGGCACGGCCGTGCGCGGACCCATCTACAGCCAGAACATCGTGGACTTCGTGCTGCGCCGGAGCGTGGCGGCGCTCTTCTCCGACGCGGTGAATGATCCGCGCCTGGGCGCTGCGGAGTCCGTCATCTTCAGCTCCATCCGCGCCTCCATGTGCGTGCCGCTCAAGCCCCGCGACGAGGTGCTGGGCGTGCTCTACGTGGACAACGTCTCCACGCCCAAGAGCTTCTCCGAGGACGACCTGGAGTTCCTCGTCGCGTTCGCGGGGCAGGCGGCGCTCGCGCTGGAGAACGCGAGGCTCTACCGCCGCATCGAGCAGGAGACGGTGCAGCGCATGCAGCTCATCATGGACGCGAAGCTGGCCTCGCTCGCGGCGCTGGTGGGCGGCATGGCGCACGAGCTGCGCAACCCGCTCAACTTCATCAGCAACTTCGCCGGCCTCTCCGTGGGCCTCACGGAGGACCTGGCCAGCGTGCTGGAGCCGCAGCGCGAACGGCTGACGGTGGGCTCCGCGAGCGACGTGGATGAAGCGCTCGCGTGCCTGCGCACCAACGTGCAGAAGATCAACGAGCACGGCCGCCGCGCGGACGCGCTCATCCAGAACATGCTCCAGCACGCGCGCCGCTCGCCCGGTCCGCGCGAGCAGGTGGAGCTGAACGCGCTGGTCGCGGAGAGCGTCGCGCTGGGGCAGGGCGGCATGCGGGGCGAACCCCTGACCGTCCGCCTGGAAGCCGAGTACGACCCGGCCGTGGGACGGCTGGAGCTGAGTCGCGCGGACGTGAGCCGCGTCATCATCAACGTCGTGGACAACGCGCTCTACGCCATGCGTCAGAAGCGCCAGACGCAGGGGGCCACGTACGTGCCGGTGCTCAAGGTTCGCACCCTCGCGCGTCAGGAGCAGGTGGAGGTCCGGCTGCGCGACAACGGGCCGGGCATCCCCGTGGAGAGTGCGGGAAGAATCTTCGACCCCTTCTTCACCACGAAGCCACCAGGGCAGGGGACGGGGCTGGGGCTGTCGCTCAGCCATGACATCATCGTGCAGGGCCATCAGGGCACGTTCCGCATGGAGTCGGTGCCGGGTGAGTTCACGGAGTTCGTCATCACCCTGCCCATGCGGGGGGGACGGTCATCAATGGAGCGAGGCTCGGGAACGCGATGA